The Pecten maximus chromosome 11, xPecMax1.1, whole genome shotgun sequence genome has a segment encoding these proteins:
- the LOC117338442 gene encoding uncharacterized protein LOC117338442: MEDQVGHCEKSWILHHIMDRMIGSRKLVDIRRKLILIDEYLFNENSVVKKIFAGSLSEGFSQLPGSDADMMFVNNKMRVMCSNQDIYPLSPHGRDITLFVMRNAASRPCYVKLELFQMSRLCSEVILESIVPDRDVYFISSEIYTEKLRALYSTGMYTEMTTNGPATTFNMNEFHDSDCVSCFKCESWPPVANEWLNRPRHYGWPDKASIYDISQNGCHLVPVGDKASGDAFLQWRISFATAERKLVHSLSHEQFLTYGLLKFFLKQISERLKDIIGDADILSSYIMKTVVFFAVENTPLLFWKEENTFLCFMLCLKILIAWINAGYCPHYVIIGNNMFQGKLNGRNKQKLLECLMELYHMNWRCLSVGTFIQPSIGDRIDSVMDGVWKGLLRPPQDEEIDCDMEVFSTIHISTKQLGRPLSLLSKSQSDLEEFTAYRQIVVSLSCKGMDTFGEYITRKGNKEKYNKSIRKCKTFMKPLAAVSTSPGQLILATYYYQTGNYMKSLELCRDMISKYKVYVGIGSKSIDKDRYQQICCGRGYSLLQKYQMAIVLEMILTKNYDFCPSQLHDELTKCIDHVSIPPLPYAIFLSFLCYHELGDTRRRDSALVHLRTVKYDKEQGCTPHWIVHNLIGLCYEMVQDTPRAIMEYSDSLSGGIYFQSMNPSKARIERLKNCQ, from the coding sequence ATGGAGGACCAGGTTGGGCATTGTGAGAAATCCTGGATTCTTCACCACATCATGGACAGGATGATAGGGAGCCGAAAGTTGGTGGACATCCGAAGGAAGTTAATTTTGATTGATGAGTATCTATTTAACGAAAACAGTGTGGTAAAGAAAATTTTCGCAGGAAGTTTATCTGAGGGTTTCAGTCAGTTGCCAGGCTCTGACGCTGACATGATGTTTGTTAACAACAAGATGAGGGTTATGTGCTCGAATCAGGATATATATCCCTTGTCACCACATGGCAGGGACATCACTCTTTTTGTTATGAGGAATGCTGCTTCTCGACCATGTTATGTAAAATTAGAACTATTTCAAATGTCTCGACTATGTTCGGAAGTGATATTGGAATCTATTGTCCCAGATCGGGATGTGTATTTCATATCCAGTGAGATTTATACAGAGAAGTTACGAGCTTTATATTCTACTGGGATGTACACGGAAATGACAACTAATGGGCCAGCAACTACTTTTAACATGAATGAATTTCATGACAGCGATtgtgtttcatgttttaaatgtgaaagttGGCCACCAGTGGCAAACGAGTGGCTGAATAGGCCTCGCCATTATGGATGGCCAGACAAAGCTTCAATCTATGATATTTCACAAAACGGTTGCCATCTTGTTCCGGTAGGAGATAAAGCATCTGGTGATGCATTTCTACAATGGAGGATATCTTTTGCAACTGCCGAAAGGAAACTTGTTCATTCTCTCAGCCATGAACAATTTTTAACGTATGGACTTCTCAAGTTCTTTCTTAAACAAATATCTGAAAGGTTGAAAGATATCATCGGTGATGCAGATATTCTTTCATCGTATATTATGAAAACGGTTGTATTCTTTGCAGTAGAAAATACTCCGCTATTGTTCTGGAAAGAAGAAAATACGTTTTTGTGTTTCATGTTGTGCTTGAAGATACTGATTGCGTGGATAAATGCTGGATACTGTCCACATTACGTCATTATAGGTAACAACATGTTTCAGGGGAAACTTAACGgtagaaacaaacaaaaactccTTGAATGTCTAATGGAACTGTACCATATGAACTGGCGGTGTCTTTCAGTTGGGACATTCATACAGCCATCTATAGGAGATCGTATTGACAGTGTTATGGATGGAGTGTGGAAAGGGTTACTTCGTCCTCCACAGGACGAAGAAATTGACTGCGATATGGAGGTATTTTCAACTATACATATATCTACTAAACAACTCGGTAGGCCCTTGTCGCTGCTATCGAAATCACAGTCTGACTTGGAGGAGTTTACTGCCTACCGCCAAATAGTTGTGTCATTATCATGTAAAGGGATGGATACTTTCGGGGAATACATTACTCGAAAAGGGAATAAAGAAAAATACAACAAGTCCATACGAAAGTGCAAGACCTTCATGAAACCGCTCGCAGCGGTCAGCACAAGTCCGGGACAGTTGATTTTGGCAACCTATTACTATCAGACTGGCAATTACATGAAATCACTTGAGTTGTGTAGGGATATGATCTCGAAATATAaagtgtatgttggtatagggtCCAAATCAATTGACAAAGACAGGTACCAACAGATATGTTGTGGACGTGGATATTCGCtactacaaaaatatcaaatggcCATCGTATTAGAGATGATATTAACAAAAAACTATGATTTCTGTCCATCCCAGTTACACGACGAGCTCACAAAATGCATTGATCATGTATCAATTCCCCCACTCCCGTATGCTATATTCCTTTCCTTCCTGTGCTACCACGAACTTGGCGACACCAGGAGACGTGACTCAGCACTGGTTCACCTTCGGACCGTGAAGTATGATAAGGAACAGGGATGTACTCCACACTGGATTGTGCATAACCTCATCGGGTTGTGTTATGAAATGGTACAGGATACACCAAGAGCCATCATGGAATACAGTGATTCTCTAAGTGGTGGGATATATTTTCAGTCAATGAATCCGTCTAAGGCGAGAATTGAACGTTTAAAAAACTGCCAATAA